The Pelagibius sp. CAU 1746 genomic sequence GGTTTGCAGAATGGTGCGCCGCGGGTTCAGCGACTCGAAGGGGTCTTGGAAGACCATCTGGACCCGCCGCCGGAAATCGTTGTCGCGCAGGGTGCCGCTGCTTGTGACAGACTTTCCGGAGAGGGCGACTTCGCCGGAGGTGACATGGGCCAGTCCCAGGATCGACCGGGCCAGGGTTGTCTTGCCGCAACCGGATTCGCCGACGACGGCAACGACTTCCCCCCGGTTGACGGAGAAACTGACGCCATCGACAGCCCTTACCGTGCCGGGCGATGGTCGGAAGGCCCCGCCGCTCAGAGGGTAGTGAACTTTGAGATCGTTTACCTCCAGCAGGGGCGTCACGATCTTTCCTCCAGGAGAAAGCACCGGCCCTTGCGCAGTCCGGACAGCTCGAGAAGGTCTGGGGAATCGCGGTGGCAGCGATCAACCGCTTCGCGACAGCGAGGGCGGAACCGGCAGCCTCCGGGCAATGCCGACAGATTGGGTGGATTGCCCTCGATGGTCTCGAAAGCCTCGACTTTGTGCTCGATGGAGAGCGAAGAGCGGAGCAAGGCCCGGGTATAGGGGTGCTTCGGATCCTGGAACAACTCGTCGACGGGGGCTTCTTCGACGATCTGTCCCGCGTACATTACGTAGACGCGCTCGGCATATTCGGCCACGAGCCCAAGGTCATGGGTGATGAGGAGGAGGGCGCTGTTGAGTTCGCGGCGAAGCTCGCTCAGCAGGTCCATGACCTGGGCCTGGATCGTCACGTCCAGGGCGGTGGTCGGCTCGTCCGCAATCAACAGGGCCGGATTGCACGAGATCGCGATCGCGATCAGAACACGCTGACGCATGCCGCCGGAAAGCTGGTGAGGGTAATAGCGGAGCACCACGTCAGGCGCCGGAATCTTAACCCGCCTCAGTGCCTCCAGAGCCAGCAGGGCGCAGTCCGCGTGGTTTTTCGTGCCATGAGCCGCGATCGCCTCAACGATCTGGTCACCGATACGCATGACCGGATTGAGGAATGTCATCGGGTCCTGGAAGATCATCGCCATCTGACTGCCTCGTACGCTCTTCATGCGGTCTGGTGGCAGGTTGACGAGCTCCGTTTCATTCAGTCGGATCGACGACTTCGGATCGATCTCCGCGATCGGCGGAAGCAGACGCATCAATGAGAGCGCGGTCATGCTTTTTCCGCATCCCGACTCACCGACGAGGGCGACGGACTCGCCTGGTTCGACCGAGAGCGCGACGTTGTCGACAGCCGTCACATTGGCCGTTTCGCTGCGGAGTCTCGTGACAAGGTTGCGGACCTCAAGCAGGGGTGACATGGCTAGCGCTCGCGTGATCGTGGGCTGAAGACGTCGTTCAAGCCGTCGCCGACCAAGTTGATGGCAAGGACGGCGAGGGCGAGAAAGAGGCCGGGGAACAAGGTCGACCACCACGCAGTCCGCATGATCTGCTGTGCCTGATGGAGCATCAAGCCGAGACTGATCTGGGACGGGTCGCCAAGCCCGAGATAGCTCAGTCCTGCCTCCAACAGCATGGCCTGACCGACCTGAAGCGTTGCGTTGACGACCACTGGCATGAGCGCATTGGGCAGGATTTCGACGAAGATCAGAAACAACGTACTGGCGCCGGCAACGCGTGCCGCATCGACGAACTGGCGGTTTCTCAGGCTCAGGAACTCCGCCCGGACGATGCGTGCGAGCTCCGGCCAGGAGAGCAGCGAGATCGCCAGTATTATGTTAACCAGGTTGGCGCCAAAGAAGGCGACCAGCACCACCGCGAGGAAGAATCGTGGAATGACCTGAAAGATCTCGGTCACACGCATCAGAACGTCATCCACGCGGCCGGTGAAGAAGCCCGCCACTGAGCCGATTGTGATTCCGAGCAGGGTAGCCACCGCGGCCGCGATGACACCGACGATCAGGGAGACCCGGATACCGACCAGGACGCGGCTCAGAAGGTCGCGGCCGAGTTCGTCGGTGCCCATCAAGTGTGCGAGGTTTGGCGGCTCCAAGGGGTTGCCGGCGTTGGTGTCAGTGGGGGAATGAGCGGACAGCCAGGGGCCGGCCAGCGACAGGACCAGGAGCAGGACCAGTATAGCAAGCCCCAGGGTCGACAGGCGGTTGCGCCTGAAGATCGCCCACACGCCCGGTGCCCTTGCGACCGGTGTCTCGAGATCCGCCGCCTGCGTCATTTGTATACCACTCGCGGGTCGAGCAAGGCGTAGATCACATCGGTGATGACGTTTGCGGTGATGACCATGATCGAAAGGACGGTGAAGAGGCCCAGCAAAACCGGATAGTCTCTTGCCATGATCGCTTCATAGAGAAGGCGCCCGGTGCCCGGCCAGGCGAAGACGGTTTCGGTCAGGACCGACCCGGCCAGCATGAAGCCGAAATTCAGACCGATTACGGTGACCACCGGCATCATCGTGTTTGGCAGCGCGTGCCGCCATGCCACGCGCCTTTCGGACACGCCCTTAGCTCTCGCCGTGGTGATGTAGTCGAGGGTCATCGTTTCCTGCATTTTCACCCTCGTCAGTCGAAAGATCAGCGTCAGGTGATAGACGGAATAGGTCGCGGCCGGGAGGACCAGATGATGCAGCAGGTCCATCAGCCTTCCGAATCCCTGACTTGGCGCGCGGAGTGAGTACATGCCCTGGACCGGGAACCAGGCCAGGTGCAAGGCAAAGATCAGCAACAGGATCTGACCGAGCCAGAACACCGGCATCGAATAGCTGGCCAGAGCGACGAACGTCATGGCGTTATCGCCGAAGGAGTAGGGGCGCCGCGCGGCGGCCACGCCGAGGAGGATGCCGAGGCCGCTGGACAGCACCAGCGCCGTTCCCATCAACAGGAGGGTCGGCGGCAGGCG encodes the following:
- a CDS encoding ABC transporter permease, producing MTQAADLETPVARAPGVWAIFRRNRLSTLGLAILVLLLVLSLAGPWLSAHSPTDTNAGNPLEPPNLAHLMGTDELGRDLLSRVLVGIRVSLIVGVIAAAVATLLGITIGSVAGFFTGRVDDVLMRVTEIFQVIPRFFLAVVLVAFFGANLVNIILAISLLSWPELARIVRAEFLSLRNRQFVDAARVAGASTLFLIFVEILPNALMPVVVNATLQVGQAMLLEAGLSYLGLGDPSQISLGLMLHQAQQIMRTAWWSTLFPGLFLALAVLAINLVGDGLNDVFSPRSRER
- a CDS encoding ABC transporter permease, whose amino-acid sequence is MAATHLLIYALRRALQAIPLIFVIIIINFFLIHSAPGDPLDVLTGNMETTEEYLEQLRTEFGLDRPLIEQLGLYLYKAIQFDLGYSLRYRQDVIDLIVSRLPPTLLLMGTALVLSSGLGILLGVAAARRPYSFGDNAMTFVALASYSMPVFWLGQILLLIFALHLAWFPVQGMYSLRAPSQGFGRLMDLLHHLVLPAATYSVYHLTLIFRLTRVKMQETMTLDYITTARAKGVSERRVAWRHALPNTMMPVVTVIGLNFGFMLAGSVLTETVFAWPGTGRLLYEAIMARDYPVLLGLFTVLSIMVITANVITDVIYALLDPRVVYK
- a CDS encoding ABC transporter ATP-binding protein; the encoded protein is MSPLLEVRNLVTRLRSETANVTAVDNVALSVEPGESVALVGESGCGKSMTALSLMRLLPPIAEIDPKSSIRLNETELVNLPPDRMKSVRGSQMAMIFQDPMTFLNPVMRIGDQIVEAIAAHGTKNHADCALLALEALRRVKIPAPDVVLRYYPHQLSGGMRQRVLIAIAISCNPALLIADEPTTALDVTIQAQVMDLLSELRRELNSALLLITHDLGLVAEYAERVYVMYAGQIVEEAPVDELFQDPKHPYTRALLRSSLSIEHKVEAFETIEGNPPNLSALPGGCRFRPRCREAVDRCHRDSPDLLELSGLRKGRCFLLEERS